A section of the Rubritalea squalenifaciens DSM 18772 genome encodes:
- a CDS encoding lytic transglycosylase, with amino-acid sequence MKTIALVTASLVAPLSSLAPAQSADTLRAKCAEQERQIKELEKEIDSLHALLAKSGDKPTITSKQGATNTSYTTYKVQKGDTMSSIARKNGVSLADMLAANSSINANRLSIGQELKLPGKVPAETISKAEPVMEPSIPNTVTNYTVKSGDTLYSIARTHGTTVAAIAACNDKLNARSLRVGQRISLPSNNDSSAKSTPQPAVAKKAPAPKPAPAAKKEAPAPKPAPAVAKKQPAPQKKESVQQVSHTPQQMKIRTVTVDQQMTYGQFASMHGVSIDQVNELNNLTLTKSTVLAQGSELYIPGASH; translated from the coding sequence ATGAAAACTATTGCCCTAGTCACAGCATCACTCGTCGCTCCGCTGAGCTCCCTGGCTCCAGCACAGAGCGCCGACACTCTCCGTGCGAAATGCGCGGAGCAGGAACGTCAAATCAAAGAGCTAGAGAAGGAGATCGATTCCCTTCACGCTCTACTCGCCAAGTCCGGCGACAAACCAACAATCACCTCCAAACAAGGAGCAACCAACACGTCCTACACTACTTACAAAGTTCAGAAGGGCGATACAATGAGCAGCATCGCACGCAAGAATGGCGTCAGCCTCGCTGACATGCTTGCCGCGAACAGCAGCATCAATGCGAACCGATTGTCCATCGGCCAGGAACTTAAACTTCCAGGCAAAGTGCCTGCGGAGACCATCTCCAAGGCCGAGCCAGTCATGGAGCCAAGCATCCCTAACACGGTGACCAACTACACCGTTAAAAGTGGTGACACGCTCTACAGCATTGCTCGCACTCACGGCACTACAGTAGCCGCGATTGCAGCCTGTAACGACAAGCTCAACGCCAGAAGCCTCCGTGTTGGCCAACGCATCAGCCTCCCAAGCAACAATGATAGCTCAGCTAAATCTACTCCACAACCAGCTGTGGCGAAGAAAGCTCCAGCACCAAAGCCTGCACCAGCAGCAAAGAAAGAAGCACCTGCTCCCAAGCCCGCTCCAGCAGTAGCCAAGAAGCAGCCCGCTCCACAGAAAAAAGAGTCTGTGCAGCAAGTAAGCCATACTCCTCAGCAAATGAAGATCCGCACCGTCACTGTCGATCAGCAGATGACATACGGACAGTTCGCATCCATGCACGGCGTGAGCATTGACCAAGTCAACGAACTGAACAATCTCACCCTAACAAAAAGCACAGTATTGGCCCAAGGCTCAGAACTCTACATCCCTGGTGCAAGTCACTAA
- a CDS encoding thiazole synthase has protein sequence MKNQPLVIADRQFESRLMVGTGKFSSNEVMRDALDATGSEIVTVALRRADLSGGSDPYANILEYIDAEKYLLLPNTSGAMNAEEAVRLARLAAAAGLPKWVKLEIHPDPTYLLPDPIETLKASEVLVKEGFTVLPYINADPVLAKRLQEVGVAAVMPLGAPIGSNKGVVTRDQVRIIVEQATVPVVVDAGLGAPSHAAEAMELGADAVLVNTAIAIASNPVRMGQAFKMAVKAGRSAYEMGLPEVIDGSSATSPLTGFLNA, from the coding sequence ATGAAGAATCAGCCTTTGGTCATTGCAGATCGCCAATTTGAATCCCGCCTGATGGTGGGTACTGGTAAGTTCTCCTCGAATGAGGTGATGAGGGATGCTCTGGATGCTACTGGGAGCGAGATCGTGACTGTGGCATTGCGGCGTGCCGATCTATCAGGGGGGAGTGACCCCTATGCCAATATTTTGGAATACATCGATGCTGAGAAGTATTTGCTACTGCCCAACACAAGTGGGGCGATGAATGCCGAAGAGGCTGTTCGGTTAGCGCGACTAGCTGCCGCTGCCGGACTACCCAAGTGGGTGAAACTGGAGATCCATCCAGACCCGACCTACTTGCTTCCAGACCCAATCGAGACACTTAAGGCGTCAGAAGTTCTTGTGAAAGAAGGTTTCACGGTGCTTCCTTATATCAATGCTGACCCTGTGCTTGCCAAGCGCTTGCAAGAGGTGGGGGTTGCGGCGGTGATGCCCTTGGGAGCTCCCATCGGTTCTAACAAGGGGGTGGTGACACGTGACCAAGTACGTATCATCGTGGAGCAGGCTACAGTGCCGGTGGTGGTGGATGCTGGCCTCGGTGCTCCTAGTCATGCCGCTGAGGCGATGGAGCTGGGGGCTGATGCTGTGTTGGTCAATACTGCCATCGCTATCGCCAGTAATCCGGTGCGTATGGGGCAAGCCTTCAAGATGGCTGTAAAGGCTGGTAGATCGGCTTATGAGATGGGGTTGCCAGAAGTTATTGACGGCTCCAGTGCCACCAGTCCATTGACTGGATTTCTAAACGCCTAA
- a CDS encoding complex I subunit 1/NuoH family protein, with translation MDIDLTFILITLAKIIGFTFVLTLPIIAYSVYAERRFSAVIQDRVGPNRTGIPLTLFGFKKDIPLQGLLQPLADGLKFILKEDFVPAHVNKFFFWIAPALTMVPALLTLGVIPFGSELFGEKLVIADLSVGPLFIFAIASLSVYGITFAGWASNNKYSFFGGVRSCAQMISYEIALGLSIIPVLMIFGELNLTKIVEWQANNGWLLLPFTWENGAFQFGLYEFGGAFGAFLLIPLVISFFIFTISIFAETNRMPFDLPECETELVGGYHTEYSSMKFALFFLGEYAAMIVGSALIVTLFFGGWSLGFGLDELLKNPDGSWVDYAGLIHLGAFLTKVVAFILFFILVRWTVPRFRYDQLMKLGWVVFFELALINILVAALIIAAPSMLERGEGVAVAALAAGIVIFSVVMVMIAKSLDKKTESRIKNQELAN, from the coding sequence ATGGACATCGACCTAACATTCATCCTCATCACACTGGCAAAAATCATTGGTTTCACCTTTGTGCTGACTCTTCCTATCATCGCCTACTCCGTGTACGCCGAGCGCCGCTTCTCAGCGGTAATCCAGGACCGCGTAGGCCCAAACCGCACAGGTATTCCGCTTACCTTGTTCGGCTTCAAAAAGGACATCCCGCTGCAAGGTTTGCTCCAGCCACTGGCTGACGGTCTCAAGTTCATCCTCAAGGAAGACTTCGTACCGGCACACGTGAACAAGTTCTTCTTCTGGATTGCTCCAGCACTTACCATGGTGCCAGCACTCCTCACACTCGGAGTCATCCCATTCGGTTCGGAACTTTTCGGTGAAAAGCTGGTCATTGCTGACCTCTCCGTAGGTCCACTCTTCATCTTCGCGATCGCTTCCCTCTCCGTATACGGAATTACCTTTGCCGGATGGGCTTCCAACAATAAATACTCCTTCTTTGGTGGTGTTCGTTCCTGTGCGCAGATGATTTCCTACGAGATCGCCCTCGGCCTTTCCATCATCCCTGTGCTCATGATCTTCGGTGAGCTCAACCTGACCAAAATCGTTGAGTGGCAGGCTAACAACGGCTGGCTCCTGCTCCCCTTTACTTGGGAAAATGGTGCTTTCCAATTCGGCCTCTACGAATTTGGCGGAGCCTTCGGCGCCTTCCTGCTGATCCCACTTGTGATCTCCTTCTTCATCTTCACCATCTCCATCTTCGCGGAGACCAACCGCATGCCTTTCGACCTTCCTGAATGCGAAACCGAGCTCGTTGGTGGTTACCACACTGAGTACTCCTCCATGAAGTTCGCTCTCTTCTTCCTCGGTGAATACGCCGCGATGATTGTAGGTTCCGCCCTCATTGTCACCCTCTTCTTCGGAGGCTGGTCACTCGGTTTCGGTCTCGATGAACTCCTCAAGAATCCAGATGGTTCTTGGGTTGACTATGCTGGTCTCATCCACCTCGGCGCCTTCCTTACCAAAGTGGTCGCCTTCATCCTGTTCTTCATTCTTGTTCGCTGGACTGTCCCACGTTTCCGCTACGACCAGCTCATGAAGCTGGGCTGGGTCGTCTTTTTTGAACTCGCCCTCATCAATATCCTCGTCGCAGCCCTCATCATCGCAGCACCTAGCATGCTTGAGCGTGGTGAAGGTGTGGCCGTAGCAGCCCTTGCCGCCGGAATTGTGATCTTCTCCGTAGTCATGGTCATGATCGCAAAGAGCCTCGATAAGAAGACAGAATCACGAATTAAGAATCAAGAACTAGCAAACTAG
- the nuoF gene encoding NADH-quinone oxidoreductase subunit NuoF has protein sequence MSEIKYLPGKEPHPAEHRLIFKNIDREGWDTSIETYMADGGYDQLKKAVEMEPSAITDEVKKSGLRGRGGAGFPTGVKWGFIPPNNTKPVYLICNCDESEPGTFKDRYIVHQDPHQLIEGMVISAFAVGAHTAFIYMREEFPAAAIIMEKAIEEARAKGFVGKNILGTGFDLEIWVHRGAAAYICGEETGLIESLEGKRPYPRIKPPYFPAALGLYMAPTIVNNVESLCHVKHILEMGGDEYAKLGVERNTGTRILCVSGDVKKPGYYEVQVGKITMGELLNDICGGPKDGRKFKAVIPGGSSSKILRCDETFKLGRGDDAKEISFWDIQMDFDTLAACGSMAGSGGVIVLDDSRKMSWVLNNINHFYAHESCGQCTPCREGNGWMKKISDRLVTGKANPEDIKTLEEVAYQIDGKTVCAFGEASSWPVEAIIAKFRDELLEDTSEDNHYLSKEQLQRELYLKK, from the coding sequence ATGTCAGAAATCAAATATCTTCCAGGCAAAGAGCCTCATCCTGCTGAGCACCGCTTGATCTTCAAAAATATCGATCGCGAAGGCTGGGATACCTCTATCGAGACCTACATGGCAGACGGCGGCTACGACCAGCTTAAGAAAGCGGTCGAAATGGAACCTTCCGCCATCACTGATGAAGTTAAGAAATCTGGTCTCCGCGGACGTGGTGGCGCAGGCTTCCCGACGGGTGTCAAGTGGGGCTTCATCCCACCTAACAACACCAAGCCTGTCTACCTGATCTGCAACTGCGACGAATCCGAGCCTGGCACCTTCAAGGACCGCTACATCGTCCACCAAGATCCACACCAGCTCATCGAAGGCATGGTCATTTCCGCTTTTGCGGTGGGCGCCCATACCGCCTTCATTTATATGCGTGAGGAATTCCCCGCTGCCGCCATTATCATGGAGAAGGCGATCGAGGAAGCACGCGCGAAAGGTTTTGTCGGCAAAAACATTCTCGGTACCGGGTTCGATCTCGAAATCTGGGTACACCGTGGTGCGGCAGCCTACATCTGCGGCGAGGAAACCGGCCTGATCGAGTCTCTCGAAGGCAAGCGCCCATACCCACGCATCAAGCCCCCCTATTTCCCGGCAGCTCTCGGCCTCTACATGGCTCCTACCATCGTGAACAACGTCGAGTCCCTCTGCCACGTAAAGCACATCCTCGAGATGGGCGGCGACGAATACGCTAAGCTCGGTGTCGAACGAAACACTGGCACTCGTATTCTTTGCGTCTCTGGTGACGTGAAAAAGCCCGGTTACTACGAAGTACAGGTCGGCAAGATCACCATGGGTGAACTGCTCAATGACATCTGTGGAGGTCCCAAGGACGGCAGAAAGTTCAAGGCCGTCATTCCCGGTGGTTCCTCATCCAAAATTCTCCGTTGTGACGAGACATTTAAACTAGGCCGTGGCGATGATGCCAAGGAGATCTCCTTCTGGGATATCCAGATGGATTTCGACACTCTAGCAGCCTGCGGCTCTATGGCGGGCTCTGGCGGCGTGATCGTTCTCGACGATTCGCGTAAAATGTCTTGGGTGCTCAACAACATCAACCACTTCTACGCTCACGAGTCTTGCGGCCAGTGTACTCCATGCCGTGAGGGTAACGGCTGGATGAAGAAAATTTCTGACCGACTCGTCACAGGCAAGGCAAATCCAGAAGACATCAAGACTCTGGAAGAAGTCGCCTATCAGATCGACGGCAAGACCGTCTGCGCCTTCGGTGAAGCTTCCTCATGGCCTGTCGAGGCCATCATCGCCAAGTTCCGCGACGAGCTTCTCGAAGACACCTCCGAAGACAATCACTACCTCTCCAAAGAACAGCTCCAAAGGGAATTATATCTGAAGAAATAA
- a CDS encoding complex I 24 kDa subunit family protein: MSQDITLEQAVAHVPSPGDQHFKPFEASAEIEALADERISHYPVSKLSAVLPLLHIVQHHFGYISKEAISWVANKLEIEPIKVLSVVTFYPGFRQVAPGKFHYRVCRTLSCAMAGSYELMDKICEITGIDRSTLSHDNPIAVSPCGNYSVEFAECLASCGSAPVCLVNDDFHENISPDDAKSFVEKTSAQS; this comes from the coding sequence ATGTCCCAAGACATTACGCTAGAACAAGCCGTCGCCCACGTCCCCTCTCCTGGGGACCAGCACTTCAAGCCATTCGAGGCGAGTGCTGAAATCGAAGCACTGGCCGACGAACGCATCTCTCACTACCCAGTCAGCAAGCTCTCCGCAGTGCTGCCCCTGCTTCACATCGTACAGCATCACTTTGGCTACATTTCCAAAGAAGCAATCAGCTGGGTGGCAAACAAACTGGAGATCGAGCCGATCAAAGTTCTCTCAGTGGTTACTTTCTACCCAGGATTCCGCCAGGTAGCTCCGGGCAAGTTCCACTACCGTGTCTGCCGCACACTTTCCTGCGCCATGGCTGGCTCCTATGAGCTGATGGACAAGATCTGTGAAATCACCGGAATCGACCGATCAACCTTGTCTCACGACAACCCGATTGCTGTGTCCCCATGCGGCAACTACTCAGTGGAATTCGCTGAGTGCCTCGCCTCCTGTGGTTCTGCTCCTGTCTGCCTCGTCAACGACGATTTCCACGAGAACATTTCACCAGACGACGCCAAGTCCTTCGTCGAGAAAACTTCCGCCCAAAGCTAA
- a CDS encoding four helix bundle protein yields the protein MEAAKTYRDLKVWERAHAFVLEVYALTKFFPEDEKYGLTSQLRRAAISVPSNIAEGFSRWNNEDKLRFYNIAEASLAEADYQLLLAKDLKYADPVIAHNLAEETKRLLTNFIKSIRQY from the coding sequence ATGGAAGCCGCAAAGACATACAGAGACCTCAAAGTTTGGGAACGAGCACACGCATTCGTTCTTGAAGTCTATGCGCTCACAAAATTCTTCCCTGAAGACGAAAAGTACGGGCTCACCTCTCAATTACGTAGAGCGGCAATCTCAGTCCCCTCAAACATTGCTGAAGGATTTAGCCGATGGAATAACGAGGACAAACTAAGATTTTATAACATTGCTGAAGCCTCTCTAGCCGAAGCTGACTATCAGTTGCTTTTAGCTAAAGATTTGAAGTATGCAGATCCAGTCATTGCTCATAATCTCGCAGAAGAGACCAAACGGCTACTAACCAATTTCATCAAATCAATACGCCAGTATTGA
- a CDS encoding dipeptidase: MDSHLEDLFTLLRFPSISTASEHAGDVRACADWLVQKLTGMGLGVELHETPKHPIVIARNDHREGRKTVLIYGHYDVQPVDPVELWDTPPFEPVIKDDRIWARGATDNKGQLMAHLLGVEKTLQEKGELPVNLIFLFEGEEEIGSPNLVPFLQAHKDELKCDVIAVSDTGMVAKGVPTMGYGLRGIACCEVLVTGPKGDLHSGVFGGAVANPATAVARLVASLHDENGKIAVDGFYDDVKPLENWEREMWAQIPGVSDEDVLRITGAPEAFGEPGYSSAERLWARPTAEVNGVGGGYQGEGSKTVLPAKAMAKFSFRLVPDQDPADIQKKVKAHFEKHAPKGVKVEVVVGHDGKPYYSDPHSEDGKAAQRALEKAFGKQPVLIREGGSIPIIKDMQDILGADSLLLGLALPDCQIHAPNENFWVENFEAGIKLNGYLLEELAKG, encoded by the coding sequence ATGGATTCTCATTTGGAAGATTTATTCACTTTGCTAAGATTTCCGAGCATTTCAACCGCCAGCGAGCATGCTGGTGATGTCCGTGCCTGCGCCGACTGGCTGGTCCAGAAGTTGACTGGAATGGGGCTCGGTGTTGAGCTGCACGAGACGCCGAAGCATCCTATCGTGATCGCGCGAAACGATCATCGGGAGGGCCGGAAGACGGTGCTGATTTATGGTCACTATGACGTACAGCCTGTGGATCCGGTGGAGCTGTGGGATACGCCGCCATTTGAGCCGGTTATTAAGGATGATCGTATCTGGGCTCGTGGTGCTACGGACAATAAAGGGCAGCTCATGGCTCATTTGCTAGGTGTGGAGAAGACCCTTCAGGAGAAGGGGGAGTTGCCTGTGAACTTGATCTTCTTGTTTGAAGGAGAAGAGGAAATTGGTAGTCCAAATCTTGTGCCGTTCCTGCAAGCTCACAAGGATGAGTTGAAGTGTGATGTGATTGCGGTCTCAGATACAGGTATGGTGGCCAAAGGTGTGCCAACCATGGGCTATGGACTTCGTGGTATTGCCTGTTGTGAGGTGCTGGTTACTGGTCCTAAGGGTGATCTGCATTCTGGCGTCTTTGGTGGTGCAGTGGCGAATCCAGCAACTGCTGTCGCTAGATTGGTGGCGAGTCTGCACGATGAAAATGGCAAGATTGCTGTTGATGGTTTCTATGACGATGTGAAGCCTCTTGAAAATTGGGAGCGTGAGATGTGGGCTCAAATTCCGGGTGTCAGTGATGAGGATGTGCTCCGTATCACTGGGGCTCCTGAAGCCTTCGGGGAGCCGGGGTATTCTTCTGCGGAGCGTTTATGGGCGCGTCCAACTGCCGAGGTGAATGGTGTCGGCGGTGGTTACCAGGGTGAAGGGTCTAAGACTGTCTTGCCGGCAAAGGCGATGGCTAAGTTTTCCTTCCGTTTGGTGCCTGATCAAGATCCGGCGGATATCCAGAAGAAGGTGAAGGCTCATTTCGAAAAGCATGCGCCAAAGGGTGTTAAAGTTGAGGTCGTGGTTGGCCACGACGGTAAGCCATACTACAGTGATCCTCACTCCGAGGACGGCAAGGCGGCTCAAAGAGCTCTGGAGAAAGCGTTTGGCAAGCAGCCCGTGCTCATCCGTGAGGGAGGTAGTATTCCTATTATCAAAGATATGCAGGATATCCTGGGCGCTGACAGTCTATTGCTGGGGCTTGCGCTACCTGATTGCCAGATTCACGCGCCTAACGAAAACTTCTGGGTCGAAAACTTCGAGGCGGGCATTAAGCTTAATGGCTACCTGCTGGAAGAGTTGGCGAAAGGCTAA
- the nuoD gene encoding NADH dehydrogenase (quinone) subunit D has product MTDSKTTAYEAPDNATKTAAAVADYHAEADDMMGEKMVLNMGPSHPATHGVLRLILELDGEIITKATPDVGFLHRGDEKIAENMTYNQFVPYTDRLDYLAPLANNVAYACAVEKLMGWELPPRGQAVRVLACELARISAHMLGVGVCAMDVGAMTVFLYTFNEREKIYNLCEQLTGARFTTSYTRIGGQLRDLPEGFEGRVRTFLDECDEQINEIATLLDKNKIFMNRMCDVGVISKEDAISYGITGPNLRASGVERDLRKDSPYLGYEKYDFDVPVAEEGDCYARYQIRMEEMRQSIRIIRQVLDNLPEGPVNIIDPKSVLPNKEKVLMSMEELIHHFIVTTQGIDAPEGEVYFGHENPKGELGFYIHSKGGGVPHRLKIRSPSFVNLSICSELLKGTMVSDVPAILGSLDFVMGECDR; this is encoded by the coding sequence ATGACTGACTCCAAAACCACAGCATACGAGGCTCCCGACAATGCAACAAAAACAGCGGCTGCCGTAGCCGACTACCACGCGGAGGCCGACGATATGATGGGAGAAAAGATGGTCCTAAATATGGGCCCCTCTCATCCAGCTACTCACGGAGTACTCCGTCTCATCCTAGAACTGGACGGTGAAATCATCACCAAAGCGACTCCTGATGTAGGCTTCCTGCACCGCGGCGATGAAAAGATCGCGGAGAACATGACCTACAACCAGTTCGTTCCCTACACAGACCGCCTCGACTACCTGGCACCACTGGCGAACAACGTCGCCTATGCTTGCGCCGTCGAAAAACTCATGGGCTGGGAACTCCCACCACGTGGCCAAGCCGTCCGTGTATTGGCTTGTGAACTTGCCCGAATTTCAGCCCACATGCTTGGAGTCGGGGTATGTGCCATGGACGTGGGCGCAATGACCGTTTTCCTCTACACCTTCAACGAGCGCGAGAAGATCTACAACCTCTGCGAACAACTGACCGGTGCCCGCTTCACCACTTCATACACCCGTATTGGTGGTCAACTCCGAGATCTACCTGAAGGCTTCGAAGGGAGAGTTCGCACCTTCCTTGATGAATGTGACGAGCAGATCAATGAAATCGCCACCCTTCTGGATAAGAACAAGATCTTCATGAATCGCATGTGCGATGTAGGAGTCATCTCCAAGGAGGACGCCATCAGCTACGGCATCACTGGACCGAACCTCCGTGCCTCCGGCGTTGAACGTGACCTACGCAAGGACTCCCCTTACCTCGGCTACGAGAAATACGATTTCGATGTACCAGTAGCTGAAGAAGGCGACTGCTACGCACGCTACCAGATCCGCATGGAAGAGATGCGCCAGTCCATCCGTATCATCCGCCAGGTGCTCGACAACCTTCCAGAAGGTCCAGTCAACATCATCGATCCGAAGAGCGTCCTTCCAAACAAGGAAAAGGTCCTCATGTCCATGGAGGAGCTCATTCACCACTTTATCGTCACGACTCAGGGTATCGATGCCCCTGAGGGCGAAGTCTATTTTGGTCATGAAAACCCGAAAGGCGAACTCGGGTTCTATATTCACTCCAAAGGTGGAGGCGTGCCGCACCGCCTCAAGATCCGCAGCCCCTCCTTCGTCAACCTTTCTATCTGCTCGGAGCTACTTAAAGGCACCATGGTTTCAGACGTTCCCGCCATCCTGGGATCGCTGGACTTTGTGATGGGTGAATGTGACCGCTAA
- a CDS encoding molybdopterin-dependent oxidoreductase, translating into MSDTPTTQLPKDLAAEKGMVNVQIDGHWIQVPRGTRMIEACKMAEKEVPHYCYHPKLSSPGNCRMCLVQMGMPPRLAPGQEPEYDEKGYQEIGWMPRPVIACANTVAENMGIRTQGELVEKTREGVMEFLLINHPLDCPICDQAGECTLQEFSVEHGRGQSRFLEDKVKKPKNVDIGPRINLDDERCIMCSRCIRFMDEVADDAVLGFTDRGTHTTLSCHPDRKLDSNYGMNTIDLCPVGALTSKDFRFQMRVWFLKETKSIDVNCATGCNTTIWTRGNEIYRVTPRLNNDVNSEWMPDSHRLSFHEVQGDNRLTDPMIKVGHSHEPTDWDSALEAAVDALKQFEASEVAVIASARQTNEELFLSKTLADVIGTTAIATVPRTGEADGKLISSDRNPNTNGAKLILGENAVNNLGSIKSGLADGTIKALIVLNEDLFEAAGFSHEDLGKAELIISSHIIANPTAHASHIVLPSSSFAEKRGSMINVTGRLQRLNQAVQAPGNARDDWEIIRDLILAYTGEKNDLYMLEDVIKIIAQAVPAFEGITLSKIGDQGTQLIETGESIPLLEREKERVANREIVG; encoded by the coding sequence ATGTCCGACACACCAACAACGCAGCTCCCTAAAGACCTCGCCGCCGAGAAAGGCATGGTCAACGTCCAGATTGACGGTCACTGGATCCAGGTACCGAGAGGCACCCGCATGATCGAGGCCTGCAAAATGGCTGAAAAGGAAGTCCCGCACTACTGCTACCATCCGAAGCTTTCCTCTCCGGGTAACTGCCGTATGTGTTTGGTTCAGATGGGCATGCCACCACGTCTTGCTCCAGGCCAAGAGCCTGAGTATGATGAGAAAGGCTATCAGGAAATTGGCTGGATGCCGCGCCCGGTAATCGCATGCGCGAATACGGTTGCTGAAAACATGGGTATCCGTACCCAGGGTGAGCTCGTGGAGAAGACACGTGAAGGAGTGATGGAGTTCCTCCTCATCAACCACCCGCTCGACTGCCCGATCTGCGATCAGGCCGGCGAATGCACCCTTCAGGAGTTCTCCGTCGAGCACGGCCGCGGCCAGTCCCGCTTCCTCGAAGACAAGGTCAAAAAGCCAAAGAACGTAGACATCGGCCCGCGTATCAATCTCGATGACGAGCGCTGCATCATGTGTTCACGCTGTATCCGTTTCATGGATGAAGTTGCTGACGACGCAGTTCTCGGTTTCACCGACCGAGGCACTCACACCACCCTTTCCTGCCACCCGGATCGCAAGCTTGATTCCAACTACGGCATGAACACGATCGACCTCTGCCCGGTGGGAGCTCTTACTTCCAAAGACTTCCGCTTCCAGATGCGCGTCTGGTTCCTCAAGGAGACCAAGTCTATCGACGTCAACTGTGCTACTGGCTGTAACACCACAATCTGGACGCGCGGTAACGAAATTTACCGAGTCACTCCACGTCTCAACAACGACGTCAATTCTGAGTGGATGCCAGACTCTCACCGCCTCTCCTTCCATGAGGTACAAGGTGACAACCGCCTCACTGATCCAATGATCAAGGTCGGCCACAGCCATGAACCTACTGACTGGGATTCCGCCCTAGAGGCAGCTGTCGATGCACTCAAGCAATTCGAGGCTTCCGAAGTCGCCGTCATTGCTTCCGCCCGCCAGACCAACGAGGAACTCTTTCTTTCCAAGACTCTCGCGGACGTGATCGGCACAACAGCTATCGCTACCGTGCCACGAACAGGTGAAGCCGATGGTAAACTTATCTCTTCTGATCGCAACCCGAACACCAACGGAGCCAAGCTCATCCTCGGCGAAAATGCCGTCAACAATCTTGGCTCTATCAAATCTGGTCTCGCAGACGGCACGATCAAAGCTCTCATCGTTCTCAATGAGGACCTCTTTGAGGCCGCTGGATTCAGCCATGAAGACTTGGGTAAGGCTGAGCTCATTATCTCTTCCCATATCATCGCAAACCCAACTGCACACGCCAGCCACATCGTACTCCCTAGCTCCAGCTTTGCAGAGAAGCGGGGCAGCATGATCAACGTTACTGGACGTCTCCAGCGTCTAAACCAAGCGGTTCAAGCTCCTGGCAATGCCCGTGACGACTGGGAAATCATCCGCGATCTCATTCTCGCCTACACAGGTGAGAAGAATGACCTCTACATGCTTGAGGACGTCATCAAGATCATCGCTCAGGCTGTTCCTGCATTTGAAGGCATCACTCTTTCCAAGATTGGTGACCAAGGTACTCAGCTCATCGAGACAGGAGAAAGCATTCCACTTCTCGAACGCGAGAAGGAGCGTGTCGCCAACCGCGAAATCGTCGGCTAA
- a CDS encoding HIT domain-containing protein gives MAFTLHPRLEKGCFDFGKLDNCRVLLKNNATFPWFIIVPEVDDSITELHKLEAHDFAAVSFVVRQMSAFVDAYFHPDKINVASIGNQVSQLHIHIVARFESDPAWPGVVWASDAKKPYEPEQAARINAAYNGVFDQKD, from the coding sequence ATGGCCTTCACACTTCACCCACGATTGGAAAAAGGATGTTTTGATTTCGGCAAACTCGATAATTGCCGAGTCCTCCTTAAGAACAATGCCACCTTCCCATGGTTCATCATTGTTCCAGAAGTTGATGACTCCATTACTGAGCTCCACAAGTTAGAGGCTCACGATTTTGCTGCAGTGAGTTTCGTGGTACGGCAAATGTCCGCATTCGTGGACGCCTATTTCCACCCGGACAAAATCAATGTCGCCAGCATAGGCAACCAAGTTAGCCAGCTCCACATCCACATCGTCGCCCGCTTCGAGAGCGACCCAGCCTGGCCCGGTGTCGTATGGGCCTCCGATGCAAAGAAACCATACGAGCCAGAGCAAGCAGCTCGCATCAATGCCGCCTATAACGGCGTATTTGACCAGAAAGACTAA
- a CDS encoding YlbF family regulator encodes MSLIADDSTIMAKTKDLCSSIVEESEFKTLQESVEKFLGNDEARLQYQSVHERGEELNHKQRSGVELSEADISAFEEAREELLKNEVVTNFMEAQRELQTLQMAIGKYVGLTLELGRVPDEEDFVAANGGCCGGGGGGGCGC; translated from the coding sequence ATGAGTTTGATTGCAGACGATTCCACCATCATGGCAAAGACCAAGGATCTTTGCTCCTCCATCGTAGAAGAATCCGAGTTCAAGACACTTCAGGAAAGTGTAGAAAAGTTCCTCGGTAACGACGAAGCTCGTCTTCAGTATCAGTCTGTGCATGAGCGCGGCGAAGAGTTGAACCACAAGCAACGCTCTGGAGTAGAGCTTTCTGAGGCCGATATCTCTGCATTCGAAGAAGCGCGTGAAGAGCTTCTCAAGAATGAGGTGGTTACTAACTTCATGGAAGCTCAGCGTGAGCTTCAGACACTTCAGATGGCTATCGGTAAGTACGTCGGTCTCACTCTGGAGCTTGGTCGTGTGCCTGATGAAGAGGACTTTGTTGCAGCTAACGGTGGTTGCTGTGGCGGTGGTGGTGGCGGCGGCTGCGGTTGCTAG